The following are encoded together in the Bacillus sp. V2I10 genome:
- a CDS encoding sensor histidine kinase yields the protein MILRFLKERRSWILFFIMIHFFILFIAFIDSAIPVQSVLYIVFLSMISFIVFLAVRYNKETAFFKSLEDRENNLDISSIPAPESPFEQLVEKTLSEQAQALKTDALHNRISLEQEKDELLSWIHEVKTPLTAMHLMIERMEDDVMKTHLTYEWLRIHLLLDQQLHQKRIPFIENDLYIETVDLESVIFSEIKTLQAWCIQKGIGFDIQFDQKKVLSDAKWLAFIIRQILTNAVKYSEGSNIIIKSWKQDDQISVQVKDFGRGIDPKDLPRIFDKGFTSTINHHDHAATGMGLYLAKKAAIPLLIDIHAQSIIHTETAFTLTFPKRNDFAAVISV from the coding sequence ATGATTCTCCGTTTCTTAAAAGAGCGCCGCAGCTGGATTCTATTCTTTATTATGATTCATTTTTTTATTCTCTTTATCGCTTTCATTGACTCAGCCATTCCAGTACAGTCAGTCCTGTATATTGTTTTTCTTTCCATGATCTCGTTTATTGTCTTCTTAGCCGTTCGGTACAACAAAGAAACTGCCTTTTTTAAAAGTCTGGAAGATCGGGAAAACAACCTTGATATATCAAGCATTCCAGCTCCGGAAAGCCCGTTTGAACAATTGGTTGAAAAGACGCTCAGCGAACAGGCACAGGCCCTGAAAACAGATGCTTTGCACAACAGAATTTCGCTTGAACAGGAAAAAGATGAACTGTTATCGTGGATTCATGAAGTGAAGACTCCTCTCACTGCCATGCATTTAATGATCGAACGCATGGAAGACGATGTGATGAAAACTCATTTGACGTATGAGTGGCTGCGGATTCACCTTTTGCTTGATCAGCAGCTGCATCAAAAACGGATTCCTTTTATTGAAAATGATTTATATATTGAAACGGTTGATTTGGAAAGCGTGATTTTCAGTGAAATTAAAACACTTCAGGCATGGTGTATTCAAAAAGGGATTGGTTTTGACATTCAGTTTGATCAAAAGAAAGTTCTTAGTGATGCAAAATGGCTTGCCTTTATTATTAGACAAATCTTAACGAATGCAGTGAAATACAGCGAGGGGTCTAACATTATCATAAAAAGCTGGAAGCAGGATGATCAAATAAGCGTTCAGGTGAAAGACTTTGGCCGGGGTATTGATCCAAAGGACCTGCCCCGCATATTCGATAAAGGCTTCACATCGACCATAAACCATCATGATCATGCTGCTACAGGGATGGGGCTGTATCTCGCTAAAAAAGCAGCTATACCGCTGCTGATTGATATTCACGCACAGTCTATTATCCACACAGAAACAGCATTTACGTTAACTTTCCCAAAAAGAAATGACTTTGCAGCCGTCATTAGCGTGTGA
- a CDS encoding response regulator transcription factor yields MFKLLLIEDDLTLFNEIKERLNQWSYDVYGITDFNKVMQEFSAVKPDLVIIDIQLPKFDGFHWCRMIRSHSNVPIIFLSSRDHPTDMVMSMQLGADDFVQKPFHFDVLIAKIQAILRRVYNYNTEQVSLKTWCNAAVDYERNTVTNETGSVELTKNEMFILKLLIEQKNKIVSRDKLMNSLWDDKRFISDNTLTVNVNRLRKRLDEIGLGQFIETKVGQGYLAAEEEMV; encoded by the coding sequence ATGTTTAAACTTCTATTAATTGAAGATGATTTAACCCTGTTTAATGAAATCAAAGAACGATTAAATCAGTGGTCTTATGATGTCTATGGCATTACAGATTTTAATAAAGTCATGCAGGAATTCTCAGCCGTAAAGCCAGATTTGGTCATCATTGATATTCAGCTGCCGAAGTTTGACGGCTTTCATTGGTGCCGGATGATCCGGTCGCATTCGAATGTGCCGATCATTTTTCTCTCCTCGCGGGATCATCCGACTGATATGGTCATGTCTATGCAGCTTGGTGCTGATGATTTTGTCCAAAAGCCTTTTCACTTTGATGTGCTGATTGCTAAAATCCAGGCCATTCTCCGCCGTGTTTATAACTACAATACAGAGCAAGTAAGTCTGAAAACATGGTGCAATGCTGCGGTTGATTATGAGCGAAATACGGTTACGAACGAAACCGGTTCCGTTGAACTGACAAAGAATGAAATGTTCATTCTTAAACTCTTGATTGAACAAAAAAACAAAATTGTCAGCAGAGACAAGCTCATGAACAGCCTGTGGGATGATAAACGCTTCATAAGCGATAATACGTTAACAGTGAATGTCAATCGCCTGCGAAAGCGGCTGGATGAAATTGGTCTTGGTCAATTTATTGAGACAAAAGTAGGCCAGGGATATCTTGCGGCAGAAGAGGAAATGGTATGA
- the mmuP gene encoding S-methylmethionine permease produces the protein MEAKQQFQRKMQSRHLVMLSLGGVIGTGLFLSTGYTIQQAGPFGTILSYLVGALVVYLVMLCLGELAVHMPETGAFHSYAAKYIGPGTGYTVAWLYWLTWTVALGSEFTAAGLLMQRWFPSINVWIWSAVFALLIFALNAVTVKFFAESEFWFASIKVVAIVIFILLGGAAIIGFIPLTDSNSAPFFTNLTSEGLFPNGAFAVIMTMLAVNFAYSGTELIGVAAGETVNPEKTIPMAIRTTLWRLIIFFVGTIVVLSALLPASDSGVLKSPFVSVFERIGLPYAADIMNFVILTAILSAANSGLYAASRMLWSLSDKKTISPIFARVTKRGVPIYAVIFSMLGGTLALFSSVIAPDTVYIVLVSISGLAVVAVWMSISVSQFFFRRQYIKQGHSIKDLVYRTPFYPLVPIASFVLCLASLVGIAFDPAQRIALYCGIPFILFCYGSYYATHFIKKRGEGYAAESQSN, from the coding sequence ATGGAAGCTAAGCAGCAATTTCAGAGGAAAATGCAATCTCGACATTTAGTAATGTTATCTCTTGGAGGTGTAATTGGGACAGGTTTATTCTTAAGCACGGGTTATACGATTCAACAGGCTGGACCGTTTGGGACGATCCTGTCGTATCTTGTTGGTGCCCTGGTCGTTTATCTCGTTATGCTTTGTTTAGGGGAATTAGCCGTCCATATGCCGGAGACTGGCGCTTTTCATAGCTATGCCGCTAAATATATTGGTCCAGGAACAGGATATACTGTAGCCTGGCTGTATTGGCTGACTTGGACGGTTGCGTTAGGTTCGGAATTCACGGCAGCGGGGCTGCTGATGCAGAGGTGGTTTCCATCTATTAACGTCTGGATTTGGAGTGCGGTGTTTGCATTGCTAATCTTTGCATTAAATGCTGTGACGGTTAAGTTTTTCGCGGAATCTGAATTTTGGTTTGCATCGATTAAAGTCGTTGCCATAGTGATTTTTATTCTTTTGGGAGGAGCAGCAATTATTGGTTTTATTCCACTGACGGATTCCAATTCAGCTCCGTTCTTTACGAATCTCACAAGCGAAGGATTATTTCCGAATGGTGCATTTGCCGTTATTATGACGATGCTTGCTGTGAATTTTGCCTATTCGGGAACAGAATTAATAGGGGTTGCAGCTGGAGAAACAGTCAATCCGGAAAAAACGATTCCAATGGCCATTCGGACAACATTATGGAGATTGATTATCTTTTTTGTTGGAACCATTGTTGTCTTATCTGCACTGCTGCCCGCATCGGATTCAGGAGTTTTAAAAAGTCCCTTTGTTTCTGTATTTGAACGAATTGGCCTTCCCTATGCAGCAGATATCATGAATTTCGTGATCTTAACAGCTATTTTGTCTGCAGCAAACTCAGGCCTGTATGCTGCTTCTAGAATGCTCTGGTCACTTTCAGATAAGAAAACGATATCACCCATTTTTGCAAGAGTGACAAAGCGCGGTGTGCCTATATATGCAGTGATTTTCAGTATGCTGGGCGGCACCTTGGCTTTGTTCTCAAGTGTTATTGCACCAGATACCGTATATATAGTCCTTGTCTCCATTTCAGGTTTAGCCGTGGTTGCCGTATGGATGAGTATTAGCGTGTCACAGTTTTTCTTTCGCAGACAATATATTAAACAAGGACATTCGATAAAGGACCTGGTTTACCGGACACCTTTCTATCCCCTGGTACCGATTGCATCTTTTGTGCTGTGTCTGGCATCTTTGGTTGGAATCGCATTTGATCCCGCACAGCGAATTGCCCTCTATTGCGGCATTCCATTTATTTTGTTTTGCTATGGAAGCTATTATGCAACACATTTTATTAAGAAAAGAGGAGAAGGATATGCAGCAGAATCTCAATCCAATTGA
- the mmuM gene encoding homocysteine S-methyltransferase, translating to MQQNLNPIEAILRDYSVMILDGALATELEQHGCDLDDPLWSARILLENPEVIYQVHSDYFRAGADCAITASYQATIDGFLKRGIEEEEALQLIKKTVLIARKARDDFWKEEMEAIRPKPLVAASIGPYGAYLADGSEYTGIYGVTDETLKDFHRPRMSALIEAGAEILAFETIPSLQEAKVLSDLLDEFPDTYAWLSFSLKNEKAISDGTLLEVCANTFGDNGQIAAIGINCAPLELVNEAIKVMSGHTKKPVIVYPNSGEAYNPATKTWHGQKSCLELDHLSEDWFKAGARLIGGCCRTAPYHIEKISKKWRISEKINSEI from the coding sequence ATGCAGCAGAATCTCAATCCAATTGAAGCCATTTTACGTGACTATTCCGTCATGATCCTTGATGGGGCACTTGCTACAGAACTCGAACAGCATGGCTGTGATTTGGACGATCCCCTTTGGTCTGCCCGAATATTACTCGAAAACCCCGAAGTGATTTATCAGGTACATTCAGACTATTTCCGTGCGGGAGCGGACTGTGCTATTACGGCCAGCTATCAAGCAACAATCGATGGTTTCTTGAAGCGGGGAATCGAAGAAGAAGAAGCATTGCAGTTAATAAAGAAAACAGTGCTGATTGCAAGAAAAGCCAGAGATGATTTTTGGAAGGAAGAAATGGAAGCAATTAGACCAAAGCCGTTGGTTGCGGCATCAATTGGGCCTTATGGCGCCTATCTTGCAGACGGTTCAGAGTATACAGGCATCTATGGGGTTACGGATGAGACTTTAAAAGATTTTCATCGTCCCAGAATGTCAGCTTTGATTGAAGCAGGTGCTGAAATACTGGCATTTGAAACCATTCCTTCTCTTCAGGAAGCAAAAGTTTTAAGTGATTTATTGGATGAATTTCCCGATACATATGCTTGGCTATCCTTTTCCTTGAAAAATGAGAAAGCGATTAGTGATGGCACTTTGCTCGAGGTGTGTGCAAATACCTTCGGGGACAACGGGCAAATTGCTGCAATTGGGATCAACTGTGCACCACTGGAATTAGTGAATGAAGCCATAAAAGTGATGAGCGGGCATACAAAAAAACCAGTTATTGTTTACCCGAATTCTGGAGAAGCCTACAATCCAGCCACTAAAACATGGCATGGCCAGAAATCTTGTCTTGAACTGGATCATCTATCAGAAGACTGGTTCAAGGCAGGTGCCCGCTTAATAGGAGGATGCTGTCGAACAGCGCCTTACCATATTGAAAAGATTTCAAAAAAATGGCGGATCAGTGAAAAGATCAATTCTGAAATTTAA
- a CDS encoding MFS transporter, translated as MNQTTSKLWTKDFIVVSSINFFLTLIFYLLMVTIAVFAVNEYSASTSEAGLVTGIFIIGALIGRLLIGRLIVTFSRKRILYTGLFLFTLTTAFYFFEFGLGFLLFNRLVHGITLGIASTATGTIVAQIIPASRKGEGIGYYSMSATLATAIGPFIGLYLSQHASFQTIFTFSVALGVISLIIAFFLYVPPLDGSAKKAEVRGFRLSNFVEPRALPIAFITLAAAFCYSSVLSFINFYAKDIHLVSTASFFFVVYAAAVLASRPFTGRLMDKKGANFIMYPAFLLFGAGMFLLSTASTSFIFLLSGVLIGLGFGNMQSTTQAIAVKLTPPHRMGLATSTFFIFLDAGLGFGPYLLGFVIPVTGYSTLYVILGVLVLASSVLYYFLHGKKESAAWAKVNASASA; from the coding sequence GTGAATCAGACAACATCCAAATTATGGACGAAAGACTTTATTGTCGTGTCGTCCATCAATTTTTTCTTAACGTTAATCTTTTACTTATTAATGGTGACTATTGCTGTTTTTGCAGTGAATGAGTACAGTGCCTCTACGAGTGAGGCGGGACTTGTAACCGGGATTTTTATTATAGGCGCACTGATTGGCCGGCTTTTAATTGGAAGGCTCATTGTAACTTTCAGCCGTAAAAGGATCCTGTATACAGGGCTTTTTCTGTTTACCCTGACAACAGCCTTTTATTTCTTTGAGTTTGGACTTGGCTTCCTTCTTTTCAACCGTCTTGTCCATGGAATTACCCTGGGTATTGCAAGTACAGCAACAGGCACTATAGTAGCACAGATTATTCCCGCTTCTCGAAAAGGGGAAGGCATCGGGTACTACAGTATGAGTGCAACTCTTGCAACAGCCATCGGCCCTTTCATCGGGCTGTACTTGAGCCAGCATGCAAGCTTTCAAACTATCTTTACCTTCAGCGTTGCATTAGGCGTCATCAGTTTAATCATTGCCTTTTTCTTGTATGTGCCCCCGCTTGATGGTTCAGCAAAAAAAGCAGAAGTACGAGGATTCAGACTTTCAAATTTTGTAGAGCCAAGAGCTTTGCCGATCGCATTTATTACACTTGCAGCGGCGTTTTGCTATTCAAGTGTCCTGTCCTTTATTAATTTCTATGCGAAGGACATTCATCTTGTCAGCACAGCAAGCTTCTTTTTCGTCGTCTATGCGGCAGCTGTCTTGGCTTCACGTCCATTTACGGGCCGATTAATGGACAAAAAAGGGGCAAATTTCATTATGTATCCTGCCTTCCTCTTATTTGGAGCAGGTATGTTCCTTTTGAGCACGGCAAGTACTAGCTTCATTTTCTTGCTTTCTGGTGTTTTGATCGGACTTGGATTTGGAAACATGCAATCAACGACACAGGCGATTGCTGTTAAATTAACGCCGCCTCACCGTATGGGTCTCGCCACTTCGACTTTTTTTATCTTCCTTGACGCAGGTTTAGGGTTCGGACCTTATCTGCTTGGATTTGTCATTCCGGTGACAGGATACAGTACCTTGTATGTGATTTTAGGTGTATTAGTCCTTGCCAGTTCTGTTCTTTACTATTTTTTGCACGGGAAGAAAGAAAGTGCGGCATGGGCAAAAGTTAATGCTTCTGCATCTGCTTGA
- a CDS encoding MarR family winged helix-turn-helix transcriptional regulator, with protein MELAKHDLYRAQWSVLHYLWNYGTATLVELADYQSVEKPTVTRTISRLEELGYVEHVPGKDKREKRMQLTNLGRKVYGDVRVTIDDYEQEILKGISEEEQLEVIRIMKDIRNNIRE; from the coding sequence ATGGAGCTTGCCAAACACGATTTATACAGAGCTCAATGGTCTGTTTTGCATTATTTATGGAATTACGGGACAGCTACGCTTGTTGAGCTTGCCGATTATCAAAGTGTTGAAAAGCCTACCGTTACAAGAACCATCAGCCGCCTTGAGGAACTGGGATATGTAGAGCATGTTCCCGGCAAGGATAAGCGTGAAAAGAGAATGCAGCTTACGAATCTTGGGAGAAAGGTTTACGGGGATGTTCGAGTAACAATCGATGACTATGAACAGGAAATTTTAAAAGGAATTTCAGAAGAAGAACAGCTTGAGGTGATCCGGATCATGAAAGATATTCGGAACAATATTAGAGAGTAA
- the htpG gene encoding molecular chaperone HtpG, with protein MEKMQFKAESKRLLEMMINSIYSQKEIFLRELISNASDAIDKIYYKALTDDSLSFDQNHYYIKVRADKANRTLTISDTGIGMTKEELENNLGIIAKSGSHAFKSENELKDGHDIIGQFGVGFYSAFMVADAIIVTTKTIGSEDAYRWHSGGADGYTIELCEKEEVGTEIVLSIKENTEDDSYDEYLEEYRLKAIIKKYSDFIRYPIKMDVTERKRKEDSETEFEEVLEEQTINSMVPIWRKNKNELTSEDYENFYAEKHYGFDKPLKHIHISVDGAVRYNAILYIPEQIPYDYYSKEFEKGLELYSNGVLIMEKCSDLLPDYFSFVKGMVDSEDLSLNISREILQHDRQLKLIAKNIKNKIKSQLQSLLKDEREKYETFYNSFGRQLKYGVYSDFGANKEDLQNLLMFYSSKEKKLITLDEYVSSMPEDQKYIYYAAGESYERIEKLPQTEVVADKGYDILYFTDEVDEFAIRMLMNYQEKEFKSISSGDLGIEAGENEKSAESEAKENKELFEEMKTILAGKVKDVRISKRLKSHPVCIATEGEVTTEMEKILKAMPNNQNIQAEKILEINRNHEVFASLKDSFEKDKEKLALYTNLLFNQALLIEGLPIEDPVEFTNDICKIMV; from the coding sequence ATGGAAAAAATGCAGTTCAAAGCGGAGTCTAAGAGACTATTGGAAATGATGATCAACTCAATTTACTCTCAAAAAGAAATCTTTTTAAGAGAACTGATTTCAAATGCGAGTGATGCGATTGATAAAATTTATTACAAAGCTTTAACAGACGACAGCCTATCATTTGACCAGAACCATTACTACATAAAAGTAAGGGCAGACAAGGCAAATAGAACATTAACAATCTCAGATACTGGGATTGGGATGACAAAAGAAGAACTTGAAAACAACCTTGGAATTATTGCGAAAAGCGGCTCTCATGCTTTTAAAAGTGAAAATGAGCTGAAGGATGGCCATGACATTATCGGTCAATTTGGAGTTGGTTTTTACTCAGCCTTCATGGTAGCAGACGCTATCATTGTGACAACGAAAACAATCGGCAGCGAAGATGCCTATAGATGGCATTCTGGGGGAGCAGACGGCTATACGATCGAGCTTTGTGAAAAAGAAGAGGTCGGAACGGAGATTGTTCTTAGCATCAAAGAAAACACAGAAGACGATTCGTATGATGAATATTTAGAAGAATACCGCTTAAAAGCCATCATTAAAAAATACTCTGATTTCATCCGCTACCCAATTAAGATGGATGTAACGGAGAGAAAACGCAAAGAAGACAGCGAAACAGAGTTTGAAGAGGTTCTGGAAGAACAGACGATCAACAGCATGGTTCCGATTTGGAGAAAGAATAAAAATGAGCTCACTTCGGAAGATTACGAGAATTTTTATGCAGAAAAACATTATGGATTTGATAAACCGTTAAAACATATCCATATCAGTGTGGACGGTGCCGTCAGATACAATGCAATTCTCTATATCCCTGAACAGATTCCGTATGATTACTACTCTAAAGAGTTTGAAAAGGGACTAGAGCTTTACTCTAATGGTGTGTTAATCATGGAAAAATGCTCAGACCTGCTTCCTGACTATTTCAGTTTTGTAAAAGGAATGGTAGATTCTGAGGATTTATCTCTCAACATTTCAAGAGAAATCCTCCAGCATGACCGCCAGCTAAAGCTGATTGCAAAAAATATCAAGAATAAAATTAAGAGCCAGCTGCAAAGCTTATTAAAAGATGAGAGAGAAAAGTATGAAACATTCTATAACTCTTTCGGAAGACAGCTGAAATATGGCGTTTACAGTGATTTTGGGGCAAACAAAGAAGATCTTCAGAACCTGCTCATGTTCTATTCATCAAAAGAGAAAAAGCTGATCACTCTTGATGAATATGTTTCAAGCATGCCTGAAGATCAGAAATACATCTACTATGCTGCAGGAGAAAGCTATGAACGAATTGAAAAGCTTCCGCAGACAGAGGTTGTGGCTGATAAAGGCTATGATATCTTATATTTCACGGATGAAGTGGATGAATTTGCGATCAGAATGCTGATGAATTACCAGGAAAAAGAATTCAAATCGATTTCAAGCGGAGATTTAGGCATAGAAGCAGGCGAGAATGAAAAGAGTGCAGAATCGGAAGCAAAAGAAAACAAAGAACTCTTTGAAGAGATGAAAACGATTCTTGCCGGCAAAGTGAAGGATGTAAGAATTTCAAAGCGGCTGAAGTCGCATCCAGTCTGCATCGCAACAGAAGGCGAAGTGACGACGGAAATGGAAAAGATCCTGAAGGCGATGCCGAACAACCAGAATATACAGGCTGAAAAAATTCTTGAAATTAATCGAAATCATGAAGTATTTGCTTCTTTAAAAGATTCCTTTGAAAAGGATAAAGAAAAATTAGCGCTGTATACAAACCTGTTATTTAATCAGGCGCTCCTGATCGAAGGATTGCCGATTGAAGATCCTGTAGAGTTTACGAATGATATTTGCAAAATAATGGTGTAA
- a CDS encoding PotD/PotF family extracellular solute-binding protein: protein MKKLVRVFFAIILVSGILMYAVSELNSSQGYSSGNTLTIFNWGDYINSDLVDRFEKETGIKVIYETFDSNEAMMTKIEQGGTTYDIAVPSEYMIDKMRQEDLLIPLDHSKLPNLKNIDDRFMDLPFDPENKYSVPYFWGTVGIIYNPTMIDGKKITSWNDLWDSDLRNEILLIDGAREVMGMGLNSLGYSLNDTNKDHLEEAKRKLDSLTPNVKAVVGDESRMLLENQEAAIGLVWSGVASEIMYENEDLEYVVPEEGSNLWFDNMVIPKTAKNAEAAHQFINFMLDAEVAAENTEYVSYSTPNKEALKYMPEEMVNDQRFYPPPELTERLEVYENLGKKNLAYYNELFLKFKMHPK from the coding sequence ATGAAGAAGCTGGTCCGCGTTTTCTTCGCGATTATTCTCGTGTCGGGCATCCTTATGTATGCTGTTTCAGAGCTGAACTCTTCACAGGGCTACTCAAGCGGCAATACGCTTACGATCTTTAACTGGGGAGACTACATTAATTCCGATCTGGTTGACCGCTTTGAGAAAGAAACAGGCATTAAAGTCATCTATGAGACCTTTGATTCAAACGAGGCGATGATGACAAAGATTGAACAGGGCGGAACGACTTATGATATAGCCGTTCCTTCTGAATATATGATTGATAAAATGAGACAAGAAGATTTGCTTATCCCTTTGGATCATTCAAAGCTTCCGAACTTGAAAAATATTGATGACCGGTTTATGGATTTGCCATTCGACCCTGAAAATAAATATTCCGTTCCATATTTCTGGGGAACTGTCGGCATTATCTATAATCCAACGATGATAGACGGTAAAAAAATCACGAGCTGGAATGACCTTTGGGATTCCGATCTGCGAAATGAGATCCTGCTGATTGACGGGGCAAGAGAAGTGATGGGAATGGGCCTAAACAGCCTTGGCTACTCTCTAAACGATACAAATAAGGATCATTTAGAGGAAGCAAAACGAAAGCTTGATTCCCTCACTCCAAATGTCAAAGCAGTTGTTGGAGATGAGAGCCGGATGCTGCTGGAAAATCAGGAAGCAGCAATCGGGCTTGTATGGTCTGGGGTTGCATCAGAGATCATGTATGAAAATGAAGATCTGGAGTATGTAGTTCCAGAGGAAGGCTCAAACTTATGGTTCGATAACATGGTTATCCCGAAAACAGCCAAAAATGCAGAAGCTGCCCATCAGTTCATCAACTTCATGCTGGATGCTGAGGTGGCCGCAGAAAACACCGAATATGTCAGCTACTCCACACCTAACAAAGAAGCCTTAAAATACATGCCGGAAGAAATGGTAAACGATCAGCGCTTCTATCCTCCGCCTGAGCTGACGGAAAGACTGGAAGTGTATGAGAACCTTGGCAAAAAGAATTTGGCTTATTATAATGAGCTGTTTTTAAAATTTAAGATGCATCCGAAATAA
- a CDS encoding ABC transporter permease, with protein sequence MDKKISPLSRIFLILIFLILYTPIFFLVFYSFNSGGTMYNFEGFTLDWYKELFTDTRLLIIVLNTLVIALLSALISTIIGVLGALAIHSFKSRQTKNTLLSLNNVLIVSPDVIIGASFLILFTMAGIKLGFYSVLLSHIAFSVPIVVLMVLPKLMEMSPTLLDAARDLGASSWNVLTKVTLPFITPGIFAGFFMALTFSLDDFAVTFFVTGNGFTTLSVEIYSLARRGISLNINALSTLLFLFTVLLVIVYYFITQRNKQSGWGVRK encoded by the coding sequence TTGGATAAGAAAATATCCCCTCTATCCAGGATCTTTTTAATTTTGATCTTTCTCATCCTATATACGCCAATTTTCTTCCTTGTGTTTTATTCGTTCAACAGCGGCGGTACGATGTACAACTTTGAAGGATTTACGCTTGATTGGTATAAGGAGCTTTTCACAGATACGAGGCTGCTGATCATCGTGCTGAACACACTCGTTATCGCCTTGCTGTCAGCTCTTATTTCCACCATTATCGGTGTTCTTGGAGCACTTGCCATTCATTCTTTTAAAAGCAGACAAACAAAAAACACATTGTTGTCATTGAATAATGTGCTGATTGTCAGTCCTGACGTTATTATTGGCGCTTCGTTTTTAATTCTGTTTACGATGGCAGGAATCAAGCTTGGATTTTATTCAGTCCTCTTATCTCATATTGCATTCAGCGTTCCGATTGTTGTCTTAATGGTTCTGCCGAAACTGATGGAGATGAGTCCAACCTTGCTTGATGCAGCAAGAGATCTTGGCGCAAGCAGCTGGAATGTCCTGACTAAAGTGACCTTGCCATTTATCACACCGGGTATTTTTGCAGGATTTTTTATGGCTCTTACGTTCTCTCTTGATGATTTCGCTGTTACCTTTTTCGTAACCGGCAATGGATTCACTACGCTGTCCGTTGAAATCTATTCACTTGCGCGCCGGGGAATCTCATTGAATATTAACGCCTTATCAACCCTGCTTTTCCTTTTCACAGTCCTGCTTGTGATTGTTTACTACTTCATCACGCAGCGAAATAAGCAAAGCGGATGGGGGGTAAGAAAATGA
- a CDS encoding ABC transporter permease — protein sequence MENKLTRNLYMIPYALWIALFVIAPIVLVLYYSFIDIEGNLSLANYQNFFTPVYIKMTLSSFWYAFLITALSLLIAYPTAYLLTYTKHKHLWLLLIIVPSWINLLLKAYAFLGIFGTYGVANSFLETIGIGSQQLLFTDFSFIFVSVYIFIPFMILPIFNSLNELNPTLLDAARDLGASSWTAFCRVIFPLTIDGVKAGCQLVFIPALSLFMLTRLIAGNRVITLGTAIEQHFLVTQDWGMGSTIAVFLIIFMFLIIFLTGNRKRGM from the coding sequence ATGGAAAATAAGCTGACCCGAAATTTGTATATGATTCCCTATGCTCTTTGGATTGCTCTCTTTGTTATTGCACCGATAGTTCTTGTTCTTTATTATTCTTTTATTGATATTGAAGGAAATTTATCGCTTGCCAATTACCAGAACTTCTTCACACCGGTCTACATAAAAATGACCTTGAGTTCATTTTGGTATGCTTTTTTGATCACAGCTCTTTCCCTGCTTATTGCATACCCAACTGCTTATTTGCTGACTTATACAAAGCATAAGCACCTTTGGCTGCTGCTGATTATTGTCCCTTCCTGGATTAACTTATTGTTAAAAGCCTATGCTTTTCTTGGCATTTTTGGCACGTACGGTGTTGCTAACAGCTTTTTAGAAACAATCGGCATTGGCTCGCAGCAGTTATTGTTCACCGATTTCAGTTTCATTTTTGTATCGGTTTATATCTTTATTCCATTTATGATTTTGCCTATTTTCAATTCACTGAATGAATTAAATCCAACCCTGCTGGATGCAGCGCGTGATTTGGGGGCATCAAGCTGGACTGCCTTTTGCAGAGTCATTTTTCCGCTTACGATTGATGGCGTTAAAGCTGGATGCCAGCTTGTCTTTATACCTGCTCTTTCTCTGTTCATGCTGACAAGATTGATTGCTGGAAACAGAGTGATCACACTCGGAACTGCGATTGAACAGCATTTCCTTGTGACTCAGGACTGGGGTATGGGGTCGACCATTGCTGTCTTTTTGATTATTTTTATGTTTCTGATTATCTTCCTTACCGGAAATCGAAAGCGGGGTATGTAA